From a region of the Phycisphaerales bacterium AB-hyl4 genome:
- a CDS encoding cytochrome c biogenesis protein, with amino-acid sequence MTHLNRILPWAVVFLALLYLGMQGRPVAYVGDYDLDAFGAIPVSADGRVKPMDTVARTNLMFLSGRQSFEVDGQQQPAIRWLADVMGQRDTVDHYRVFRIDHPDVQALLHQHEPTTRRFALAEIMPHWEQIVEQSQRAVEVPGRQRDPFQRQVLQLYQQVTVLMEMRHMQTPYMVPPTSEDEEWAPFFRVVQDTQAAGIPHPGVDALTSIFSAYHREQPAEFNDAVASYLAVFDKHMPAEARKASFEVFFNDFTPFYHATLLYVLAFLLAAGSLLMRTRSDSAWAGVLARTALALLVVTFLLHTFGLVSRIYLQGRPPVTNLYSSAVFVGWGTVLLAIIIERFHRLGLATLAAAFVGFVTLIIAHNLAGDGDTMEMMQAVLDSNFWLATHVIIITIGYSATFLAGILATVFIILGVFTPWLNKPLNQSLTKMVYGTICFALLFSFVGTVLGGIWADQSWGRFWGWDPKENGAALIVLNHAIILHARWGGMIQARGMMVLAIAGNIVTAWAWFGTNMLGVGLHSYGFMESAMFWLFAFVLSQLALMGLGMLPPEAWRSAVGRRASTPQTSPPNKP; translated from the coding sequence ATGACGCATCTGAATCGAATCCTGCCATGGGCCGTCGTGTTCCTCGCCTTGCTCTACCTGGGCATGCAGGGGCGACCCGTGGCGTACGTCGGCGACTACGACCTCGACGCCTTCGGCGCGATCCCCGTCTCAGCCGACGGCCGCGTCAAGCCGATGGACACCGTCGCCCGCACGAACCTCATGTTCCTCTCCGGCCGACAGAGCTTCGAAGTCGACGGCCAGCAGCAGCCCGCCATCCGTTGGCTCGCCGACGTGATGGGTCAGCGCGACACCGTCGACCACTACCGCGTTTTCCGCATCGACCACCCCGACGTGCAGGCGCTGCTGCATCAGCATGAGCCGACCACACGGCGGTTCGCGCTCGCCGAGATCATGCCCCACTGGGAGCAGATCGTCGAGCAATCGCAGCGCGCCGTCGAAGTGCCCGGCCGACAGCGCGACCCGTTCCAACGACAAGTGCTCCAACTCTATCAGCAGGTCACGGTGCTGATGGAAATGCGACACATGCAGACGCCTTACATGGTCCCGCCGACGAGCGAAGACGAAGAGTGGGCGCCGTTCTTCCGCGTCGTGCAGGACACGCAAGCCGCGGGCATCCCTCACCCCGGCGTCGATGCGCTCACGAGCATCTTCTCCGCGTACCACCGTGAACAGCCTGCCGAGTTCAATGACGCCGTGGCCAGCTATCTCGCCGTGTTCGACAAACACATGCCCGCCGAGGCGCGCAAGGCCAGCTTCGAAGTTTTCTTCAACGACTTCACACCGTTCTATCACGCAACGCTGCTGTACGTGCTCGCGTTTCTGCTCGCCGCCGGCTCGCTGCTGATGCGTACGCGATCTGACTCGGCCTGGGCAGGCGTGCTCGCCCGCACGGCGCTGGCCCTGCTGGTGGTCACGTTCCTGCTGCACACGTTCGGGCTGGTATCGCGCATCTATCTGCAAGGCCGACCGCCGGTCACCAACCTTTACTCGTCCGCCGTCTTCGTCGGCTGGGGCACGGTGCTGCTGGCGATCATCATCGAACGCTTTCACCGATTGGGGCTGGCGACGCTGGCCGCGGCGTTCGTCGGCTTTGTGACGCTGATCATCGCGCACAACCTCGCGGGCGACGGCGACACGATGGAAATGATGCAGGCCGTGCTCGACTCGAACTTCTGGCTCGCCACGCATGTGATCATCATCACCATCGGCTATTCCGCCACATTCCTCGCAGGCATCCTCGCCACCGTCTTCATCATCCTCGGCGTGTTCACCCCCTGGCTGAACAAACCGCTCAACCAGTCGCTGACGAAAATGGTCTACGGCACGATCTGCTTCGCGCTGCTGTTCAGCTTCGTCGGCACGGTGCTCGGCGGCATCTGGGCCGACCAGAGCTGGGGCCGATTCTGGGGCTGGGACCCGAAAGAAAACGGCGCCGCGCTCATCGTCCTCAACCACGCCATCATCCTTCACGCGCGCTGGGGCGGCATGATCCAGGCCCGCGGCATGATGGTGCTCGCCATCGCTGGCAACATCGTCACCGCATGGGCATGGTTCGGCACGAACATGCTCGGCGTCGGCTTGCACTCCTACGGCTTCATGGAGTCGGCCATGTTCTGGCTCTTCGCCTTCGTCCTCAGCCAACTCGCCCTCATGGGCCTGGGCATGCTCCCACCTGAAGCCTGGCGCAGCGCCGTCGGCCGACGAGCATCAACACCACAAACAAGCCCCCCGAACAAACCATAA
- the argS gene encoding arginine--tRNA ligase, with protein MPENDLLSTLNELLGRAVGAAFGEQYGDIDPILRPAQNPKFGDYQANLAMALAKQVKQKPREVAEAIVAKLREDTEADRLFETIDIAGPGFINLRLTAEALDHYAAAMLDDDRLGVPAGPAETVVVDYSGPNVAKEMHVGHLRSSVIGDAIARVLTFQGYDVIRQNHLGDWGTQFGMLIEYLADTGWTPGSAQEAGATDTLIGDLNRLYREAKQKFDADADFADRSRKRVVALQAGDAATVELWRDLVAESKHHFNAVYERLGVSLTDRDVRGESFYNDLLPGVIEGLDTAGLLEESQGAAVVFLEGYQDREGEPLPLIVRKGDGGYLYATTDLAAARYRVDELGARRVIYVTDARQSQHFAMVFATLRKAGWADDAIRLDHVAFGTVLGPDRKPFKTRSGDTVRLADLLDEAERRAEAVLAEKNTELSANERQEIAHVVGIGALKYADLSNDRIKDYVFDWDRMLAFDGNTAPYLQNAYVRIRSIFRKGQRDADHVRSETISVLQPTERALVLKLLQWPTTVAAVADSLEPHRLCTFLYELASAYHQFYEQCPVLSADEVTMRESRLALCELVARTLRQGLDLLGIDVVEQM; from the coding sequence ATGCCTGAAAACGACCTTTTATCGACGCTGAATGAGCTGCTTGGCCGAGCGGTGGGGGCCGCGTTTGGCGAGCAGTATGGTGACATTGACCCCATCCTCCGCCCGGCGCAGAACCCGAAGTTCGGCGACTATCAGGCCAACCTCGCGATGGCGTTGGCGAAGCAGGTGAAACAGAAGCCACGCGAGGTCGCGGAGGCGATTGTCGCGAAGCTGCGTGAGGATACCGAGGCCGACCGGCTGTTCGAGACGATCGACATTGCCGGGCCGGGCTTTATCAACCTTCGGCTGACGGCGGAAGCGCTCGACCATTACGCGGCGGCGATGCTGGATGACGATCGACTGGGCGTGCCCGCTGGGCCGGCCGAGACGGTGGTGGTCGACTACTCCGGGCCGAACGTGGCGAAGGAGATGCACGTCGGGCATTTGCGGTCGAGCGTGATCGGCGACGCCATCGCACGCGTGCTCACGTTTCAAGGCTATGACGTCATCCGCCAGAACCACCTCGGCGACTGGGGCACGCAGTTTGGCATGCTCATCGAATACCTCGCGGACACCGGCTGGACGCCCGGTTCGGCGCAGGAGGCGGGCGCGACGGACACGCTCATCGGCGATCTGAATCGGCTGTACCGGGAAGCCAAGCAGAAGTTCGACGCGGACGCGGACTTCGCTGACCGGTCGCGGAAGCGCGTGGTGGCGTTGCAGGCCGGCGACGCGGCGACGGTCGAGCTGTGGCGGGATCTCGTGGCCGAGTCGAAGCACCACTTCAACGCGGTGTACGAACGGCTGGGCGTGTCGCTGACGGATCGTGACGTGCGCGGCGAGAGCTTTTACAACGACCTGCTGCCGGGCGTGATCGAAGGGCTCGACACGGCCGGCCTGCTTGAAGAAAGCCAGGGCGCGGCGGTGGTGTTCCTCGAAGGCTACCAGGACCGCGAAGGCGAGCCGCTGCCCTTGATCGTACGCAAGGGCGACGGCGGGTATCTGTATGCGACGACGGACCTCGCGGCGGCGCGGTATCGGGTGGACGAACTTGGTGCTCGGCGGGTGATCTATGTAACGGACGCCAGGCAGAGCCAACACTTTGCGATGGTGTTCGCGACGCTGCGGAAGGCTGGCTGGGCGGATGATGCGATTCGGCTGGACCATGTGGCGTTCGGCACGGTGCTGGGGCCGGACCGCAAGCCGTTCAAGACGCGGTCGGGCGATACAGTCCGGCTGGCGGACTTGCTGGACGAAGCAGAGCGGCGGGCCGAGGCGGTGCTCGCGGAAAAGAACACCGAACTGTCAGCGAACGAGCGGCAAGAGATTGCACACGTGGTCGGCATCGGGGCGCTGAAGTACGCGGACCTGTCGAATGATCGGATCAAGGATTACGTGTTCGACTGGGACCGGATGCTCGCGTTCGACGGCAATACGGCTCCGTATCTGCAGAACGCTTACGTCCGCATCCGGTCGATCTTCCGCAAGGGGCAGCGCGACGCGGACCATGTGCGGTCCGAGACGATCAGCGTGCTTCAGCCGACGGAGCGGGCGCTGGTGTTGAAGCTGTTGCAGTGGCCGACGACGGTGGCGGCGGTGGCGGACAGCCTGGAGCCGCATCGGTTATGCACGTTTTTATATGAGCTGGCGTCGGCGTATCACCAGTTTTACGAGCAGTGCCCGGTGCTCTCGGCCGACGAGGTGACGATGCGCGAGAGTCGGCTGGCGTTGTGCGAGCTGGTGGCGCGGACGCTGAGGCAAGGGCTGGACCTGCTGGGGATTGATGTGGTGGAGCAGATGTGA
- the nrfH gene encoding cytochrome c nitrite reductase small subunit, producing the protein MDSKQPIEQRKRVPIRRLFAGLGALSIAVAILGGMFAGMSAFTFTYGEGTSYFSDDPRSCINCHVMEDHFDSWLASSHAHVASCTDCHMPSETIHGFIAKADNGFFHSWEFTFQTFHEPIRIKPRNARIVQNSCLDCHSDFVHEMKPIERGGEMMSCVHCHAEVGHAGSRRR; encoded by the coding sequence GTGGACAGCAAGCAACCAATTGAACAGCGCAAGCGCGTTCCCATACGCCGACTCTTCGCCGGCCTCGGTGCGCTGTCGATCGCCGTCGCCATCCTCGGCGGCATGTTCGCCGGCATGAGCGCATTCACCTTCACCTACGGCGAAGGCACGAGCTACTTCAGCGACGATCCCCGCTCCTGCATCAACTGCCACGTCATGGAAGACCACTTCGACTCCTGGCTCGCCTCCAGCCACGCACACGTCGCCTCCTGCACCGATTGCCACATGCCCAGCGAAACGATCCACGGCTTCATCGCCAAGGCAGACAACGGCTTCTTCCACTCCTGGGAATTCACCTTCCAGACCTTCCACGAACCGATCCGCATCAAACCACGCAACGCACGCATCGTGCAAAACAGTTGCCTCGACTGCCACAGCGACTTCGTTCACGAAATGAAGCCCATCGAACGTGGCGGCGAAATGATGTCCTGCGTCCACTGCCACGCTGAAGTCGGCCACGCCGGCTCGCGACGACGATAA
- a CDS encoding ammonia-forming cytochrome c nitrite reductase subunit c552, with protein sequence MTASPENNTPSRSKRTLLLVGLIAIFAVGTFLAAALTTNIFHRKMEERNPYVIFIEVDEDTTDPAAWAINFPRQYESYMRTTDSERTRYGGSDAIPKQKLDSDPWLRMMWSGYAFAIDYREARGHAYMLSDQDHTRRVLERPQPGACLHCHSSVMPAYRHLGDGDVMEGFRQLSAMPWDEARNITDEHGEMLINHPASCVDCHDPDTMRLRVTRPAFKVGIAKYMEHERGIEDYDVNRDATRQEMRTFACAQCHVEYYFDPDDHNIVTYPWAKGLRVEQQEAYYDEIGFNDWTHQLTGGGMLKAQHPEFELYMQGSHARAGVSCSDCHMPYKREGAMKVSDHHVRSPLLNIAASCQTCHNVDEAELLDRVHTIQDRTRALQDRAGEALVALIETIVAAQTAGASQEDLADALALQRKSQWRIDWVYSENSMGFHAPQESARILAEALDYARQGEVAARRAAPNLVREPVTPPEIESATPDEYAPPGPYSHPRE encoded by the coding sequence ATGACTGCCTCACCTGAAAACAACACGCCCAGCCGCAGCAAACGCACGCTGCTGCTCGTCGGCCTCATCGCCATTTTCGCGGTCGGCACCTTCCTCGCCGCTGCCCTGACCACCAACATCTTCCACCGCAAGATGGAAGAGCGCAACCCCTACGTCATCTTCATCGAAGTCGACGAAGATACCACCGACCCCGCCGCATGGGCCATCAACTTCCCCCGCCAGTACGAAAGCTACATGCGCACCACCGACTCCGAGCGCACACGCTACGGCGGCTCCGACGCCATCCCCAAACAAAAACTCGACTCCGACCCCTGGCTTCGCATGATGTGGTCCGGCTACGCCTTCGCCATCGACTACCGCGAAGCGCGAGGCCACGCCTACATGCTCTCCGACCAGGACCACACCCGACGCGTCCTCGAACGACCTCAGCCCGGCGCCTGCCTCCACTGCCACTCCTCCGTCATGCCCGCCTACCGACACCTCGGCGACGGCGACGTCATGGAAGGCTTCCGCCAACTCTCCGCCATGCCCTGGGACGAGGCCCGCAACATCACCGACGAGCATGGCGAAATGCTCATCAACCACCCCGCTTCCTGCGTCGACTGTCACGACCCCGACACGATGCGCCTCCGCGTCACCCGCCCCGCGTTCAAAGTCGGCATCGCCAAATATATGGAACACGAACGCGGCATCGAAGACTACGACGTCAACCGCGACGCCACCCGACAGGAAATGCGCACCTTCGCCTGCGCCCAATGCCACGTCGAATACTACTTCGACCCCGACGATCACAACATCGTCACCTACCCCTGGGCCAAGGGCCTCCGCGTCGAACAACAGGAAGCCTACTACGACGAGATCGGCTTCAACGACTGGACCCACCAACTCACCGGCGGCGGCATGCTCAAAGCCCAGCACCCCGAGTTCGAGCTCTACATGCAAGGCAGCCACGCCCGCGCCGGCGTCTCCTGCTCCGACTGCCACATGCCTTACAAGCGCGAAGGCGCGATGAAAGTCTCCGACCACCACGTCCGCAGCCCGCTGCTGAACATCGCCGCCTCCTGCCAGACCTGCCACAACGTCGACGAAGCCGAGCTGCTCGACCGGGTCCACACCATCCAGGACCGCACACGTGCCCTGCAGGATCGTGCCGGCGAAGCATTGGTGGCGCTGATTGAAACGATCGTCGCCGCCCAGACCGCCGGTGCCAGCCAGGAAGACCTCGCCGACGCCCTCGCCTTACAGCGAAAGAGCCAATGGCGGATCGACTGGGTCTACTCTGAAAACTCGATGGGCTTCCACGCCCCGCAGGAGTCGGCCCGCATCCTCGCCGAGGCCCTCGACTACGCTCGCCAAGGCGAAGTCGCCGCCCGCCGTGCCGCGCCGAACTTAGTCCGTGAGCCGGTCACCCCGCCGGAGATCGAAAGCGCCACCCCGGATGAATACGCCCCACCGGGTCCCTACAGCCATCCGCGTGAGTGA
- a CDS encoding cytochrome c biogenesis protein ResB: MTALLRSTLTALASLRLTVALFAMAMFLIFAGTLAQVHAGIWQVMAEYFRTPFAWIELQLFIPQQLATVPGRFPFPGGYLLGGLLIINLLAAHAIRFRLAAKRIGIITLHLGIIVLLLGEFVTGLFAEEGLMTILEGESAQYVEDVREAELVILDRSGDDEQDRVTVIPERMLTTAGQTVDHPALPFTVTVDQWLPNARLFNAAPDTPTRATRGAGRQIVPRPEPLARGIDGNNIDMPAAFITLHHDGRPLGTWLVAELIGPSQTVEVDGRTYHLDLRFKRTYKPYTLHLIEFTHERFVGTERPRNFASRIRLVDPTRNADREVVISMNSPLRYAGATFYQSAYLEQDTGTVLQVVRNPGWLLPYIACGLVALGMLIHFGQGLWRFAGKVKR, translated from the coding sequence ATGACAGCCCTGCTTCGTTCAACGCTTACCGCGCTCGCTTCGCTTCGCCTGACCGTGGCGCTTTTCGCCATGGCGATGTTCCTCATCTTCGCCGGCACGCTGGCGCAGGTGCACGCGGGCATCTGGCAGGTCATGGCCGAGTATTTCCGCACACCCTTCGCGTGGATCGAGCTACAACTGTTCATCCCGCAACAGCTCGCCACCGTGCCCGGCCGCTTCCCCTTCCCCGGCGGCTACCTGCTCGGCGGACTGTTGATCATCAACCTGCTCGCCGCTCACGCGATCCGCTTTCGCCTCGCCGCCAAACGCATCGGCATCATCACGCTGCACCTGGGCATCATCGTCCTGCTCCTCGGCGAGTTCGTCACCGGCCTGTTCGCCGAAGAAGGCCTGATGACCATTCTCGAAGGCGAGTCCGCCCAATATGTCGAAGACGTCCGCGAAGCCGAGCTGGTCATCCTCGACCGCTCGGGCGATGACGAACAGGACCGCGTCACCGTCATTCCCGAGCGCATGCTCACCACCGCGGGCCAGACCGTCGACCACCCCGCCCTGCCGTTCACCGTCACGGTCGACCAGTGGCTGCCCAACGCTCGACTGTTCAACGCCGCGCCCGACACGCCCACACGCGCGACACGCGGCGCCGGCAGGCAGATCGTCCCCCGCCCCGAGCCGCTGGCCCGCGGCATCGACGGCAACAACATCGACATGCCCGCCGCGTTCATCACGCTCCACCACGACGGCCGACCGCTGGGCACGTGGCTGGTCGCCGAGCTCATCGGCCCGTCGCAAACCGTTGAAGTCGACGGCCGAACGTATCACCTCGACCTGCGGTTCAAGCGCACATACAAGCCATACACGCTGCATCTGATCGAGTTCACGCACGAGCGTTTCGTCGGCACGGAACGGCCGCGCAACTTCGCCAGCCGCATCCGGCTCGTCGACCCGACGCGCAACGCCGACCGGGAAGTCGTGATCTCGATGAACAGCCCGCTTCGTTACGCGGGCGCGACCTTCTACCAGTCGGCGTATCTCGAGCAGGACACGGGCACGGTGTTGCAGGTCGTCCGCAACCCCGGCTGGCTGCTGCCGTACATCGCCTGCGGGCTGGTCGCGTTGGGCATGTTGATCCACTTCGGCCAAGGCTTGTGGCGGTTCGCAGGGAAGGTGAAACGATGA
- a CDS encoding SGNH/GDSL hydrolase family protein produces MMIITKHQENPTLTSDSLPTLLVLGDSISLQYGPHLESYLADRCVYRTKQAEGDAFADLDLPQGKNVGDSRMLLAYLRALDEQNTLHADFILMNCGLHDIKVDPSTGQRQVDITAYRENLLSIVDLLQQRSIPLAWMRTTPVVDAVHNAKASFHRFAADNEAYIAVADDVMAQRQVPLIDLHSFTRSLGDDEQLFCDHVHYHAPIRQLQAAYLAGWFIAHTESMFPLRKP; encoded by the coding sequence ATGATGATCATCACGAAACATCAGGAGAATCCCACTTTGACCAGCGATTCACTGCCCACGCTTCTCGTGCTCGGTGACAGCATTTCACTTCAGTATGGCCCGCATCTTGAAAGCTACCTTGCCGACCGATGCGTCTACCGTACGAAGCAGGCTGAGGGCGATGCCTTTGCCGACCTCGACCTGCCCCAGGGCAAAAACGTCGGCGACTCCCGAATGTTGCTCGCTTACCTTCGCGCTTTGGATGAGCAGAACACGCTGCACGCCGACTTCATCCTGATGAACTGTGGCTTGCATGACATCAAAGTCGATCCATCCACCGGGCAACGTCAGGTGGACATCACGGCGTACCGTGAGAACCTGCTGAGCATTGTGGATCTGTTGCAGCAGCGGAGCATCCCGTTGGCGTGGATGCGGACCACGCCGGTGGTCGATGCGGTCCACAATGCGAAGGCGAGTTTTCATCGCTTCGCAGCGGACAATGAAGCGTACATCGCGGTGGCGGATGATGTGATGGCTCAACGGCAGGTGCCGCTGATCGACCTGCACAGCTTCACACGCTCGCTGGGTGACGATGAGCAGTTGTTTTGCGATCACGTGCACTACCACGCGCCGATCCGCCAGTTGCAGGCGGCCTACCTCGCCGGCTGGTTCATCGCCCATACCGAGTCGATGTTCCCGTTGCGTAAGCCATGA
- a CDS encoding autotransporter outer membrane beta-barrel domain-containing protein encodes MTDRVSSSGRKVCWAVIIGLLAFIGPVASVQAQEVPNVWLGNNPSGTDRWNAPGNWSNDGLANDAEPDGANPTFIRDHGLVDGNLAPNSQVDDETLGAGHWEIRSLTFLPGPHAINWRIFGLPIYVGAGGINHLDSMLHTIESDIWLYEDMTIHGGSGLFLTGEEINNSRDTSRDLTFSGYVHVNNPVIRGDGNVIFNGDTILRGEHEYTGDTILAGRVVITTDAAFGLSPRVIVNNGTENRISADDEPLFLPQDFELFGDLRLGGPALIANSAGAPITITGVVELMNGGRRVITEQATEHYIEGRVETNGYDVEFYNFGNSRMNVLGRIDGSGRVVNDGPGTLSLQGDNIFTGDIVLRDGIFEIGSDAALGNATDILVEGRTFIRTLSPITVGADVTMDDDLEILEGAGLTFDAPITVNTASAFRLRSSVPTVVSANSGITLNQNLTIRGPEAMVIEGVISGAGEFRQRDASEVWLGATNTHTGLTDIRQYSTLRLLEGASLAGNVLLEDSDLHMEADTFIAGDVEVGRFSTLSSGTEIAGDLGVERRGVIRPGGDEIGTLEIGGDALFRATSAGGATAMIKFNVQEESDTLLVGGNVEIQDGARFYMDQIDEGFVLGGERFTLLEAGGLDIQGDQDEVVVSAESLFLRFEADTAEIANNNLVVEAVRDPFESQAQGRNNITLSRALDNLVEPGLDSDTTRMLTAFDRSADAAAFNQNLRQLSPTTYTAGVDATVQAGRGYHQQVHSQARTTREGRLDYGSAATRFAERLGPTPWAMAAAQPYLWDDTYRDRLEDRPEDRRQYRGEPTRTRRSIETLENRWNVFANAYGVHDRIDSTSERPGLRANTGGFAIGADYSFSETFYLGVSAGYSYTDVDFREGRGDGTVHSFRAGPYAGLRFGELTIDASATYGYHQNDYDQNVNISGLVQEKNADFDAHDLSLYVNVGYEFMMPNQRTSFTPVGSLNYTHYRRDGFTETGGGATNFDVSSQDVDMLEGTIGVRFEHRYRTDGTTIIPNAFLGYSYEFLGDDNDVQARFVGTTQSFTLDGPSPDRHALRVGAGVRALLSESVQGFIQYNGRFQSNQQGHAGIVGMSFQF; translated from the coding sequence ATGACAGATCGGGTTAGCAGTTCGGGCAGAAAAGTTTGCTGGGCCGTCATCATCGGCCTGCTCGCATTCATTGGCCCGGTCGCCAGTGTCCAGGCGCAGGAAGTGCCCAACGTCTGGCTAGGAAATAATCCCAGCGGAACTGACCGTTGGAACGCGCCTGGCAACTGGTCGAATGATGGCTTGGCGAATGATGCGGAGCCCGACGGTGCAAACCCGACCTTCATTCGCGATCACGGCTTGGTGGACGGCAACCTTGCTCCCAATAGTCAGGTTGATGACGAGACGTTGGGCGCGGGGCATTGGGAGATCCGCAGCCTCACCTTTCTGCCTGGACCGCATGCGATCAACTGGCGAATCTTCGGATTGCCGATCTATGTCGGCGCTGGCGGCATCAACCATCTGGACAGCATGCTTCATACCATTGAGTCGGACATCTGGCTTTACGAGGACATGACGATCCATGGTGGTTCAGGTCTGTTTCTGACCGGTGAGGAAATCAACAATTCCCGCGACACCTCACGTGATCTCACCTTTTCCGGCTATGTGCATGTGAACAATCCCGTCATTCGCGGCGACGGCAATGTGATTTTCAACGGTGACACCATTCTCCGCGGCGAGCATGAGTACACAGGCGACACCATCCTGGCCGGCCGCGTGGTCATCACCACCGACGCAGCGTTCGGCTTGAGCCCGCGCGTGATCGTCAACAACGGCACGGAGAACCGCATCAGTGCCGACGATGAACCGCTGTTCCTGCCGCAGGACTTCGAACTGTTCGGCGACCTGCGACTCGGTGGCCCGGCACTCATTGCAAACTCTGCGGGGGCACCCATCACGATCACCGGTGTTGTCGAATTGATGAACGGCGGCCGCAGGGTTATCACCGAGCAAGCCACAGAACACTACATCGAAGGTCGAGTCGAAACCAATGGGTACGATGTCGAGTTCTACAACTTCGGCAACTCGCGAATGAACGTGCTCGGTCGCATCGACGGTTCGGGCCGCGTGGTCAACGACGGGCCGGGCACGCTCAGCCTTCAAGGTGACAACATCTTTACCGGCGACATCGTCCTGCGCGACGGCATTTTCGAAATCGGTAGCGATGCGGCGCTGGGCAATGCTACGGACATTCTTGTGGAAGGCCGTACGTTCATCCGCACGCTTTCCCCGATTACCGTCGGGGCCGACGTGACCATGGACGACGATCTGGAGATTCTCGAAGGCGCGGGCCTGACTTTCGACGCGCCGATTACGGTGAATACCGCCTCGGCCTTCCGCCTGCGTTCGAGCGTGCCAACGGTCGTGTCGGCAAACAGCGGCATCACGCTCAATCAGAATCTTACAATTCGCGGCCCCGAGGCCATGGTGATTGAAGGGGTGATCTCCGGGGCAGGCGAATTTCGTCAGCGCGACGCAAGTGAGGTCTGGCTTGGCGCGACGAACACCCACACCGGTTTGACCGACATACGCCAATACAGCACGTTGCGTTTGCTCGAAGGCGCGAGTTTAGCTGGTAATGTTTTGCTGGAAGACAGCGACCTTCACATGGAAGCCGACACATTCATCGCGGGCGATGTCGAAGTCGGGCGATTCTCGACGCTATCCAGCGGCACGGAAATCGCAGGAGATCTCGGCGTTGAGCGACGGGGCGTCATCCGACCTGGCGGCGATGAAATTGGCACGCTTGAAATCGGCGGCGACGCCCTCTTCCGGGCAACCAGTGCCGGCGGCGCCACGGCAATGATCAAGTTCAATGTTCAGGAAGAAAGCGACACCCTTCTGGTTGGCGGCAACGTCGAAATTCAGGACGGGGCGCGGTTCTACATGGACCAGATCGACGAGGGCTTCGTCCTCGGCGGCGAACGCTTCACGCTTCTGGAAGCGGGTGGTCTTGACATTCAAGGCGATCAGGACGAGGTCGTCGTCAGCGCTGAATCGCTTTTCCTTCGGTTCGAGGCCGATACGGCGGAGATCGCCAACAACAACCTCGTTGTGGAAGCCGTCCGCGACCCCTTTGAGTCGCAGGCGCAGGGCCGCAACAATATTACGCTCAGCCGGGCCTTGGACAATCTTGTCGAGCCGGGGCTCGATAGCGATACGACCAGGATGCTCACCGCCTTCGACCGCTCCGCTGATGCCGCGGCATTCAACCAGAACCTTCGCCAGCTCAGCCCCACCACCTACACCGCCGGTGTGGACGCCACCGTGCAGGCCGGGCGCGGCTATCACCAGCAGGTGCACAGCCAGGCTCGCACGACCCGTGAAGGTCGGCTCGACTACGGCTCGGCGGCAACGCGCTTCGCTGAGCGACTCGGCCCCACGCCTTGGGCGATGGCGGCGGCGCAGCCTTACCTGTGGGATGACACGTATCGCGATCGTTTGGAAGATCGGCCGGAGGACCGCCGACAGTATCGCGGCGAGCCGACCCGCACGCGACGCTCCATCGAAACGCTCGAAAACCGGTGGAACGTTTTCGCCAACGCCTACGGCGTGCACGATCGCATCGACTCGACCAGCGAACGCCCCGGCTTGCGAGCCAACACCGGTGGGTTCGCCATCGGTGCGGACTACAGCTTCAGCGAAACCTTCTACCTCGGCGTCAGTGCCGGCTACAGCTACACCGACGTCGACTTCCGTGAAGGCCGCGGCGACGGCACGGTGCACAGCTTCCGGGCTGGCCCGTACGCGGGCCTGCGATTCGGCGAGCTGACCATCGACGCCTCGGCGACCTATGGCTATCACCAGAACGACTACGATCAGAACGTCAACATCAGCGGCCTCGTGCAGGAAAAGAACGCCGACTTCGACGCTCACGATCTGTCGCTCTATGTCAACGTCGGCTACGAGTTCATGATGCCCAACCAGCGCACCAGCTTTACGCCGGTCGGCTCACTGAACTACACCCACTACCGACGCGACGGCTTCACCGAAACCGGCGGCGGCGCGACCAACTTCGACGTGTCCAGCCAGGACGTCGACATGCTCGAAGGTACGATCGGCGTTCGCTTCGAACACCGGTACCGCACGGACGGCACGACCATCATCCCCAACGCCTTCCTCGGCTACTCCTACGAGTTCCTTGGGGATGACAACGACGTCCAGGCACGGTTCGTCGGCACGACGCAGAGCTTCACGTTGGATGGCCCGAGCCCCGATCGACACGCACTGCGCGTCGGCGCCGGCGTGCGGGCACTGCTGAGCGAATCCGTCCAAGGGTTCATTCAGTACAACGGGCGATTCCAGTCGAACCAGCAGGGCCACGCCGGCATCGTTGGCATGAGCTTCCAGTTCTAA